The Paenibacillus sp. MBLB1832 genome has a window encoding:
- a CDS encoding RecQ family ATP-dependent DNA helicase: protein MKKVLVYLYSKDKCEELSGMYSGSGYFHAGLSYDRKKEILEQFKAGQIPVNIPDINIPDIDGVIHYQIPESIEEFYQHVGRGARDRKICPTAQCLFLWSETNFDRKGRWIRSDTLNEKDLSKGLEHLSLMNKAGKKTYVKWEVIYNNDGSFGSVPLPLVKRMFEKYFICETVGDVHGTPLTITLKKPTPLWSDMIEKLNSRD from the coding sequence TTGAAGAAGGTGCTGGTCTATCTATACAGCAAGGATAAATGCGAGGAACTGTCAGGAATGTACTCGGGGAGTGGGTATTTCCATGCTGGACTGAGCTATGATCGGAAGAAGGAAATATTAGAGCAATTCAAAGCTGGTCAAATACCGGTCAATATACCGGACATCAATATACCGGACATTGATGGCGTCATTCACTACCAGATTCCCGAGTCCATCGAGGAATTTTATCAGCATGTAGGCCGTGGCGCGCGAGACCGCAAAATTTGTCCGACGGCACAATGTCTGTTCCTATGGTCGGAAACGAACTTCGACCGCAAGGGCAGGTGGATCCGGAGCGATACCTTGAATGAGAAGGATCTTTCCAAAGGATTGGAACATCTTAGCCTTATGAACAAGGCTGGCAAGAAAACGTATGTGAAATGGGAAGTAATCTACAACAACGATGGCAGTTTCGGGAGCGTGCCTTTGCCACTGGTCAAGCGCATGTTCGAAAAGTATTTTATCTGCGAAACGGTTGGCGACGTACATGGTACACCTCTGACGATTACACTAAAGAAGCCTACCCCGCTGTGGTCGGATATGATTGAGAAGTTGAATTCGCGGGACTAA
- a CDS encoding helix-turn-helix domain-containing protein: MLNMSEVRKENESRQHSIHRNTLTFQEAWEEIFEKTISKDKLYAEIRSGRIPHVKIGQKILLRRDTLNAWFKEQEYNNYRADFHI; this comes from the coding sequence ATGTTAAACATGAGTGAAGTACGTAAGGAGAACGAAAGTCGACAACATTCAATTCATCGAAACACACTTACATTTCAAGAAGCTTGGGAAGAGATCTTTGAAAAAACAATATCAAAAGACAAGCTCTATGCTGAAATCCGATCGGGACGTATACCACACGTAAAAATCGGTCAAAAGATATTGCTTCGTCGTGATACCCTTAATGCTTGGTTTAAAGAACAGGAGTACAACAACTACAGGGCAGATTTTCATATTTAA
- a CDS encoding tyrosine-type recombinase/integrase: protein MASVQKRGKDSYLLSVDVGKGADGKRVRYTKTVKASGIREARKMLAEFQTEVEVGEYIAPQKMTFGAFVEEWRDKYGAKELMPKTLDIYLRFLENRVLPVFGHQRLDAITPFQLVQFFSKLSEEGSRQDGKNGSLSSGTIHYIHRVMCNVFARAVEWRIIKNSPAADIKKPKVIHKQYEVYDEEEIAELFQGLEKEKLHWRVMILLAITTGLRRGELVGLEWKHINFEKGVLEVKQSISMSENGRRVITEPKTKKSKRKVSLSSAVIIKLKELYVESCHKRDALGNLWKGEEHFFVFSNQEGMAYYPETPYLWFREFLKKNHLRYITFHQLRHYSASYLIQVGVHPKVISERLGHANISTTMNIYGHVLQSVDREAANKFDSIIPQGHET, encoded by the coding sequence ATGGCAAGCGTACAAAAAAGAGGAAAAGACTCCTATCTATTGTCGGTTGATGTCGGTAAAGGTGCTGATGGTAAACGGGTCAGATATACGAAAACAGTGAAAGCTAGTGGAATCCGAGAAGCGCGAAAGATGCTTGCGGAGTTTCAAACAGAAGTGGAGGTTGGGGAATACATCGCTCCTCAGAAGATGACATTTGGTGCATTCGTTGAAGAGTGGAGAGATAAATATGGGGCTAAGGAGCTCATGCCCAAGACGCTGGACATTTATCTTCGTTTCTTAGAAAACCGGGTCCTTCCTGTGTTCGGACACCAGCGCTTGGATGCGATTACCCCTTTCCAGTTGGTACAGTTCTTTTCAAAACTAAGTGAAGAGGGAAGCAGGCAAGATGGGAAAAACGGGTCGCTTTCATCCGGGACTATTCATTATATACACCGAGTTATGTGCAACGTTTTTGCAAGGGCCGTGGAGTGGAGAATCATTAAGAATAGTCCGGCAGCGGATATCAAGAAGCCGAAGGTTATACACAAACAATATGAGGTGTATGACGAAGAGGAGATTGCAGAATTATTCCAAGGATTGGAAAAAGAAAAACTGCACTGGCGAGTCATGATCCTACTCGCTATTACGACGGGTCTTCGTCGTGGGGAACTAGTCGGGCTAGAGTGGAAACATATTAATTTTGAGAAAGGCGTATTGGAAGTAAAACAAAGCATATCGATGTCCGAAAACGGCCGCCGTGTCATTACAGAACCTAAAACCAAGAAATCTAAAAGAAAAGTTAGTTTATCATCTGCAGTTATCATTAAGTTGAAAGAGCTTTATGTTGAGAGCTGTCACAAACGTGATGCACTGGGTAATCTCTGGAAAGGAGAGGAACATTTCTTTGTTTTCAGTAATCAAGAAGGAATGGCTTATTATCCAGAAACGCCATACTTATGGTTTCGAGAGTTTTTGAAAAAGAATCACTTGCGCTACATAACTTTCCATCAACTGCGTCATTATTCGGCCTCATACCTGATACAAGTAGGGGTTCACCCGAAAGTGATCTCAGAACGTTTAGGCCATGCGAATATCTCCACAACGATGAATATTTACGGCCATGTTCTTCAATCTGTTGACCGTGAAGCTGCTAATAAGTTTGATTCCATTATACCACAGGGCCATGAGACGTAA
- a CDS encoding replication-relaxation family protein yields MAKQYAATILVLVFIIRGLTCNQITRLLLAINSTDGDGVDSGKFRKMMYRALSWLEEQQWVQRDFITVNQKKPYYIVQLTAKGLEEAKDDLAILPGHMGTGFNADFGDFPIELQRPFEKSSSQNVAHHLMTADLFVELVLIRYSQEKQGKPCLDFRDGRYCAREYTWEEKVCRFRPDGELLTVDGKTYFLEVDRGTEDGPSLQNKFNGYHRYFTWLLQQGRELPSGIIFLSSATGKTGFVRRWITCLQAFIEEMKEWYLDINLIVTTTESLKQLLEYMYKC; encoded by the coding sequence TTGGCAAAACAGTATGCAGCTACGATTCTAGTGTTAGTATTTATAATTCGTGGATTAACGTGTAATCAGATTACCCGCTTATTACTAGCTATAAATTCAACAGATGGTGATGGTGTTGACAGTGGGAAATTTAGAAAAATGATGTATCGAGCACTGAGCTGGCTAGAGGAACAGCAATGGGTCCAAAGGGATTTTATTACCGTTAATCAAAAGAAGCCGTATTATATTGTTCAACTTACGGCAAAAGGACTTGAAGAAGCTAAAGACGACTTGGCCATTCTACCTGGTCATATGGGTACAGGATTCAATGCAGATTTTGGAGATTTCCCTATAGAGCTTCAGCGTCCATTTGAAAAATCTAGCTCTCAAAATGTGGCTCATCATTTGATGACTGCTGACCTGTTTGTGGAGCTGGTACTCATCAGGTACAGTCAAGAAAAGCAGGGGAAACCATGCTTAGATTTTCGGGACGGCCGTTATTGTGCTAGAGAATACACCTGGGAAGAAAAAGTATGCCGTTTTCGCCCAGATGGGGAACTGCTTACGGTGGATGGAAAGACATATTTCCTTGAAGTAGACCGTGGAACAGAAGATGGGCCGAGTCTTCAAAATAAGTTTAATGGCTATCATCGGTATTTTACATGGCTACTTCAGCAAGGTCGAGAACTTCCTAGCGGGATTATCTTTTTGTCTAGCGCAACGGGCAAAACAGGATTTGTACGGCGCTGGATAACTTGTTTGCAAGCTTTCATAGAAGAAATGAAAGAATGGTATTTGGATATTAACTTAATTGTGACAACGACCGAATCCCTGAAACAACTTTTGGAGTATATGTACAAATGCTAA
- the istA gene encoding IS21 family transposase: MYMQMNIQTNVEIRSLVDLPKLKSLMENLNMKINMSKLAREMGVDRRTIRKYIEGFTRKTAREKGSKIDEYYSVIAALLSVESKQVFYYKRVLWQYLTDNHGLDCSQSAFRAYITRKPEFEAYFGSGQRLPSPQSAVRFETAPGKQAQLDWKESISYETKEGEKVEVNVAVLLLSHSRFRAFHLSVSKSQSILLSFLTEAFEAFGGVPKEILTDNMKTVMDEARTEYGAGKVNAKFAQFAGDFGFTVRPCIAGRPRTKGKVEAQMKLLDEIHAYQGQLSLEELHQYVQKLCNRINQSFHQGTGKVPILALEKEKNLLRPLPAESIRDSYRIRYTHVKVNSSNMISYKSNQYSVPAGYQGMKVGLHVYDNHLYVYCNTKLLTHHPISQAKLNYTEEHYRDNLKRSVPSYPNIDDLAKKNLQAIGGAYK, translated from the coding sequence ATGTACATGCAGATGAATATTCAGACTAACGTAGAGATTCGAAGCTTAGTGGATTTACCGAAGTTAAAATCACTAATGGAGAATCTAAATATGAAAATTAATATGAGCAAATTAGCTAGAGAAATGGGAGTAGATCGTAGAACAATTCGTAAGTACATCGAGGGCTTTACACGTAAGACTGCAAGAGAGAAGGGTTCAAAGATCGATGAATACTACTCGGTTATCGCGGCACTTTTGTCTGTCGAATCCAAGCAGGTATTTTACTACAAGCGAGTGCTGTGGCAATACTTAACTGACAATCATGGGTTAGACTGCTCACAATCCGCCTTTCGGGCTTACATCACACGAAAACCTGAATTTGAAGCTTACTTCGGTAGTGGTCAGCGTCTTCCATCTCCGCAATCAGCGGTAAGATTTGAGACAGCTCCTGGTAAGCAAGCGCAGCTCGACTGGAAGGAAAGTATTTCGTACGAAACGAAGGAAGGTGAAAAAGTAGAAGTAAATGTAGCCGTGTTACTGTTATCCCATTCACGGTTTCGGGCCTTCCACCTCAGTGTATCGAAGTCGCAGAGCATCTTACTCTCATTTCTAACCGAGGCCTTTGAAGCTTTCGGTGGTGTGCCTAAAGAGATCCTCACCGACAATATGAAGACCGTGATGGATGAAGCGAGAACAGAGTATGGCGCAGGCAAGGTCAACGCAAAATTCGCTCAATTTGCTGGTGACTTCGGATTTACTGTACGCCCCTGCATCGCAGGCAGACCACGAACGAAAGGAAAGGTAGAAGCCCAGATGAAACTGCTTGACGAAATTCATGCCTACCAAGGACAACTCAGTCTGGAAGAGTTGCATCAGTACGTACAAAAGCTCTGCAATCGAATCAATCAGTCCTTCCACCAGGGCACAGGGAAAGTACCTATTCTGGCTCTAGAAAAGGAAAAGAACCTCTTACGTCCACTTCCGGCGGAGAGCATAAGAGATTCCTATCGCATTCGTTATACACATGTAAAAGTCAATTCATCAAACATGATCTCCTACAAATCCAATCAATACTCAGTTCCAGCTGGGTATCAAGGAATGAAAGTAGGGTTACATGTCTATGACAATCACTTGTACGTCTATTGTAACACAAAACTCCTTACACACCATCCTATTAGTCAAGCGAAGCTGAATTACACAGAAGAACACTACAGAGACAACCTGAAGCGGTCAGTGCCTAGCTATCCAAACATCGATGACTTAGCAAAGAAGAACCTACAAGCGATCGGCGGTGCTTATAAATAA
- the istB gene encoding IS21-like element helper ATPase IstB, giving the protein MLQTTAYQQLVRNLEYLKLKQMVTHLNEVIDFSIHNQLSFLDTLVKLSNYEIDVREQNMIHAMVKVGAFPHRKELDDFDFAFQPSVNKQQILDFATLRFIEGNENIVFLGPSGVGKTHLATSIGITAAKKRTSTYFIKCHDLIQNLKRAKLENRLEARLKHYTSYKLLLIDEIGYLPIEPEDAKLFFQLIDMRYEKRSTIFTTNVNFRAWDEVFREPKLANAILDRILHHATVVTIVGESYRLKNHLAQNEE; this is encoded by the coding sequence ATGCTCCAGACTACCGCATACCAGCAGCTTGTTCGCAATTTGGAGTATCTCAAGTTGAAACAAATGGTCACACACTTAAATGAAGTGATTGACTTCAGCATTCATAACCAACTGTCATTTTTAGATACGCTGGTCAAACTCAGTAATTATGAGATTGATGTACGTGAACAAAACATGATTCATGCGATGGTCAAGGTAGGTGCCTTCCCTCACCGTAAGGAACTAGATGATTTCGACTTCGCATTTCAGCCATCCGTGAACAAACAACAGATACTGGATTTTGCAACACTTCGATTCATTGAGGGCAACGAGAACATTGTGTTCTTGGGCCCAAGTGGGGTCGGTAAAACACACCTAGCGACCTCGATTGGCATCACAGCTGCCAAGAAGCGTACGAGTACGTATTTCATCAAGTGTCACGATTTAATCCAGAACTTGAAACGTGCCAAGTTAGAGAATCGCTTAGAGGCCAGATTAAAGCATTACACGAGTTACAAGCTATTGCTCATTGATGAAATTGGCTATTTACCAATTGAGCCAGAGGATGCAAAACTATTCTTTCAATTGATTGATATGCGATATGAAAAGCGGAGCACGATTTTTACGACTAACGTGAACTTCAGAGCATGGGATGAAGTGTTCCGTGAACCAAAACTCGCTAATGCTATTCTTGATCGAATTTTGCATCACGCTACTGTCGTCACTATTGTAGGCGAATCCTACCGGTTGAAGAACCATCTCGCTCAAAACGAAGAGTAA
- a CDS encoding type II toxin-antitoxin system RelE family toxin gives MYDIKIVSKRVEKEIKQLGEEEKEQFIKVIKLLRENPCPLHFDCMAVNRCTSIKRLKAKRLRVFYLIDEKNRTVRIGKVGHRESHSYGVDIKSWFK, from the coding sequence ATGTATGATATAAAAATAGTTTCTAAGCGGGTAGAGAAGGAGATCAAGCAACTGGGGGAAGAGGAAAAAGAACAATTTATAAAAGTCATTAAATTATTACGAGAAAATCCCTGCCCTTTGCATTTTGATTGCATGGCTGTAAACCGGTGTACGTCAATTAAACGTTTAAAAGCTAAGAGATTAAGAGTATTCTATCTTATTGATGAAAAAAATCGAACTGTCAGAATTGGTAAAGTGGGGCATAGAGAGTCACACTCTTATGGAGTGGATATAAAATCCTGGTTTAAATAA
- a CDS encoding DUF7662 domain-containing protein, whose amino-acid sequence MTSMYDPIRDELRKYKGESVTYTYVKLNELIKCRSPKKELPLSAHKRKIWWDNHESSGHTQMISWTSAGWLVDMKASKLGEYITFIKKSTLN is encoded by the coding sequence ATGACTAGTATGTACGATCCGATAAGAGATGAATTAAGAAAATATAAGGGTGAATCTGTAACATACACTTACGTGAAGTTAAATGAATTAATAAAATGTAGAAGCCCTAAGAAAGAATTGCCTCTGTCAGCCCACAAAAGAAAAATATGGTGGGATAATCATGAAAGCAGCGGACATACACAAATGATATCTTGGACTAGTGCTGGGTGGCTTGTAGATATGAAAGCAAGTAAACTTGGTGAATACATTACCTTTATTAAAAAATCAACCTTGAATTAG
- the dndD gene encoding DNA sulfur modification protein DndD, whose protein sequence is MKLTRLELKNYKIYYGKQVLNLDVPSNDSSAQKKNLILIGGLNGRGKTTVLNAIYYALFGSQGKLDSEYSLTFSGAINDRYFDEGGTECSVSLSFQNENENENEHVTVNVTWVFDARKTLLIENRKVFISNGNPEEVQETNMTNEEYFDFINRRIPHEVAQFFIFDGEKIQNLVEKQDHKAMKQSIQRIVSIEVYKELVGDLTQIQSSLERKLSTKQTTRKLSDLLQEIEEYKEKLERAQSVARTLDSEVKQMEAEHITLSQQRRQKMANNTETSIQIHKRITEYQHKLDDVNNQLNRFAKTGLIKYLLAPLIKKMQITLQEERDYVQQQNQAATQFVQYDTFMNKITTAQITPPLTNEQINQIVNEGKAIWAELNNIKRKKIEHRDIIHDIAPGVRQMLLSLPSSINQNIRTLLDQKLNYEKLLKQSNEQLENAPDPVDTTDEDQKINQLNNTLGEKKARLKSAKMTIMKCNQEIEKLRTQYTHTEKTSGEQTEIQAQYELLSNLKEVAHKFVEEVTTLKAQKIKYEFKNILGRLVQKEQDFQDIEFNENDFVVRIYNDRGAEVKLSDRSAGEKQIIALSFIWALTKTAGLKLPFVIDTPLGRLDSIHRGHIIRNYFNLLSDQVIILSTDTEITQEYHQQVQNYLVRSYQLVYDPIEKSTSIKEGYFSFK, encoded by the coding sequence ATGAAGTTAACCAGACTCGAACTAAAAAACTATAAAATTTATTACGGAAAACAAGTTCTCAACCTTGATGTTCCCTCTAATGATTCTTCAGCACAGAAAAAGAACTTAATATTAATTGGGGGACTAAATGGCCGCGGCAAAACGACTGTACTAAATGCGATTTACTATGCTCTGTTTGGAAGCCAAGGCAAATTGGATAGCGAGTATAGTCTAACTTTTTCTGGAGCAATTAACGATCGTTATTTTGATGAGGGAGGGACTGAGTGCTCTGTATCTCTGTCTTTTCAGAATGAAAACGAAAATGAAAATGAGCATGTTACAGTTAACGTTACTTGGGTCTTTGATGCTCGAAAGACTTTGCTAATTGAAAATAGAAAAGTGTTCATTAGTAATGGTAACCCCGAAGAAGTTCAAGAAACGAATATGACAAATGAAGAATACTTTGATTTTATTAATAGAAGAATTCCTCACGAAGTCGCTCAGTTCTTTATTTTCGACGGTGAGAAAATTCAAAATCTTGTCGAGAAACAAGACCACAAAGCAATGAAGCAATCGATCCAGCGGATTGTCTCAATCGAGGTTTATAAAGAATTAGTTGGTGATCTTACACAAATTCAAAGTTCTCTAGAACGAAAATTATCTACAAAGCAAACAACCCGAAAATTATCCGACTTATTACAAGAAATCGAAGAATATAAAGAAAAATTAGAACGTGCACAATCAGTCGCTAGAACATTAGACAGCGAAGTTAAACAAATGGAAGCTGAACATATTACCCTTAGCCAGCAACGTCGCCAGAAGATGGCTAATAATACGGAAACGAGTATTCAAATTCATAAGCGTATCACTGAATATCAGCATAAACTCGATGATGTAAATAATCAGCTGAATCGATTTGCCAAAACAGGTTTAATCAAGTATTTATTGGCACCACTAATTAAAAAAATGCAAATTACTTTGCAAGAAGAACGTGACTACGTTCAGCAGCAAAATCAGGCTGCTACTCAATTCGTTCAATATGATACTTTTATGAATAAAATAACAACTGCTCAAATTACCCCTCCATTGACGAACGAACAAATTAACCAAATCGTAAATGAAGGAAAAGCAATTTGGGCTGAGTTAAATAACATAAAGCGTAAGAAAATTGAACACAGGGATATTATTCATGATATTGCACCAGGCGTTAGACAGATGCTACTATCACTGCCATCTTCAATTAATCAAAATATCCGCACACTGTTAGACCAAAAATTAAATTATGAAAAACTTCTCAAACAAAGTAATGAACAATTAGAGAATGCCCCAGATCCTGTTGATACAACTGACGAAGATCAAAAAATAAATCAGCTTAATAATACCCTCGGGGAAAAGAAGGCTCGCTTAAAATCTGCAAAGATGACGATTATGAAATGTAACCAAGAAATTGAAAAACTTCGAACACAATATACGCATACTGAAAAAACATCTGGCGAACAAACAGAAATTCAAGCACAATATGAATTACTTTCCAACTTAAAAGAAGTGGCCCACAAATTCGTAGAAGAAGTTACCACATTAAAAGCACAAAAAATTAAATATGAATTTAAAAATATTTTAGGGAGACTCGTTCAAAAAGAACAAGACTTTCAAGATATTGAATTTAACGAAAATGACTTCGTTGTAAGAATCTATAATGATCGCGGGGCAGAAGTAAAACTTTCTGATCGCTCCGCTGGAGAGAAACAAATCATTGCTCTTTCTTTTATTTGGGCATTAACAAAAACAGCTGGGCTCAAACTACCTTTCGTGATTGATACTCCATTAGGTAGATTAGACAGCATACATCGTGGCCATATTATTCGTAATTATTTTAATTTATTAAGTGATCAAGTCATTATTCTATCTACGGATACTGAGATTACACAAGAATACCACCAACAAGTACAAAACTATTTAGTAAGAAGTTATCAATTAGTATATGATCCAATAGAAAAGTCGACTTCAATCAAAGAAGGTTACTTCTCTTTCAAATAA
- a CDS encoding DNA modification system-associated small protein, whose product MNRLGFDEEELLLELCDKYKVNPDHLRILIYLKKEYSYKSASKKNELRNEIEKHIELWSRPKAGDNK is encoded by the coding sequence ATGAATCGACTCGGCTTTGATGAAGAAGAATTATTACTTGAGCTTTGCGATAAGTATAAAGTTAATCCCGACCACCTTCGAATCTTAATTTATTTAAAGAAAGAATACAGTTATAAATCGGCATCTAAGAAGAATGAGCTGCGTAACGAAATTGAAAAACATATTGAACTCTGGTCTAGGCCCAAAGCAGGTGATAACAAATGA